AGCCGAACAGGCGTCGAGGTGACGCCCAGGACGTCGCAGAGGAAATCCGAGATGCGTGCCCCGGCGATAAACGCCGCGATGACCCCTCCGGCCAGCGCAGCGGCAAGAAGCAGCCGGGAACCGCTTCTTCGTTTCTTTTCTCGACCCCCCGGGATATGGCCCGGGTTTTCCCGCGGATCGCGAGGCACTTCGCTCTCTCCGGGGGTCACCGGATCACGGGGGAAGGAAAAGGATGCGGCCGGCGGATCGGTGCCCGCCGGCCGTCGGATCCGGGATTTGGGAACGAGTGCGGGGCGATCACTTCAGCGTCTTGATGAATTGGTCGATCGTCATCGCGGGGAGGGTCATGATCTGGATCGTCCCCCGCGACCCCAGCGTCACCGAGATCTTGACCATCGTGTCGTTGCTCGGGGCCTCGACGACGTTGACGAAATCGTAGAGGCCCAACACGGCATACTGGCCGAGCACCTTCGCCCCCATCCCCTCGATCTCCTTGTTCACCTCCTTGATGCGCTCCGGCTTGGACTTCACGGTTTTCCTTCCCTCGTCGGTGAGCGAACTGAGCAGGATGTAGAGCGGCATCGGATCTCCTTTCTCCTGGCCGGGGTTGGATGGGGAGGTTGTCGGATTCCGCAGAGTGCCGATAGGGAAATTATACTACCTCGATCCGCCTGCGACGCAAGGGGAGGCGGAGGCGCGTTTCCGTCATCCCGGCACCCATCTTCTCCGGACTACCGCCTTTCTCTTCGGCTACCTCGGGATCCGGGTGCTGACCGGAGGGGTGACCTATCCCGTCTGGCTGGGCCTGCAGGCGTTGATGTCCCGCAGCCCGGAGACCGCCCGGGGGATCGGCGCCGCCGTCCTCGTCATTGCGGGTCTCTACCAGGTGTCCCCCTTGAAATACCGCTGTCTGTCCCACTGTC
This region of Candidatus Deferrimicrobiaceae bacterium genomic DNA includes:
- a CDS encoding GYD domain-containing protein → MPLYILLSSLTDEGRKTVKSKPERIKEVNKEIEGMGAKVLGQYAVLGLYDFVNVVEAPSNDTMVKISVTLGSRGTIQIMTLPAMTIDQFIKTLK